The genomic interval ACATTTTCCAGAGCTCCTGGTCCACTATTGTTTGGAATTTCACAATCCCAGAACTCCAGATCTCTGCTGATTAGAAAAGCTGCTGCCATAAGCTTGATTCAAAGATGACCTTTGGAGAAATGATTCACCTACTCTGGCTATTTTGAATTTGATGAGAATTTTCTTGTCAAGAACATTTCTTCGAGaaagaaaaactacagatgtGAAACGAAAATTCTGTAAATAGTATGTCATGCAACATCCGTGGAACGATAAATAGAATGAATCTTTCAGGTGGATGACTGACAGTTCATCAGAATTGACTAGTTCTGATACAAAAAGGCTGGTTAACATTAATTAGACAATTTTAGATAAGTCCAGAAGTGGTAATGTTTCATGTTGGAGACTAAGATTTTGTTTCTTGAGCTTCATTGAAACAGCTCAAAAGGCcaaagacaggtcagagtggaagtgggacagagaattaaaatggcagacaaTCAGAAGCTCAGATCACCAGTATGGTTTGAACTGAAGTGTTCTGTAAAGCAGCCACACTATTATATTTGATTCCTGCAATTTACAGAAGATCACATTTTGAGCACTGAATGCACtatgttaaattggaaagagtactaatgaatttctgcttcaccatgaaggagtgtttgggtcctcTGGGTGGGGAAGGTGGTAAGAGGTAAAGAAGCAGGTGTTATATCCTGCAGTTGCTGCGAGAAGGGGGAGAGTTGGAAGTGGAAGAGCGAACCAGGAAGGcacaaagggaacagtccctttggaatgttgaaagcagggagaggggaagagcaaTCTAGTGATCGTATTGTATTCAAGGTGACAGAAGTTAGAGGATTATCTGTTAACTATGGAGATTGGGGGGTGGAAGGCTTGGGAGAAAACAGTTAAAGCAGAAGTGAATGACGTGAAACAAGCACATTTGAGGGACTCAGTTTCCTCTactctgttttcattcatctctttCCATTTACATcacctccagacagatcaactgCAATTAATAaggcttcaccaccctctcagccaCCATCATCAGTTGTATCATTCATTCTCTTTTGGTcgctatcatagacattcccttcgTTCCCTACACTGTTTCCTCTTTTCAACGTAAAAGATGttggatttctaacttttcctagttccaatgaaaggtcattgactagAATACTTCTCTCTCCAGATACAGCCTGGCTTGCTCagtaattccagcattctctttactcattttcccagttctatAGTCCCTATTTGTTACTCTTTTAATCTAAAACATAAACATTACACATAAACGTACTATTGGGAAGAGAAGGAAATGTTGTTTCTGTACTACTACACATTTCCTGACCAAGCCAGTAAGCAGCTAACTTAAGTCTCTAGGCCCTACTATTGAACTTGCAggcaaagtgatttttttttaaataaaactaaatgttCTCTTTTGATGTGGAAGCACTTCCTTCTTGCATAGGAATCTCCTGCCAATTCAAGCACAGGTCACATGTAAAGATGCACTGTGCCACCACACACCCTTGATGAATCCAGATTTCTTCCTTCATCCTAATTTTCTGCAAAAGGTGACTCAAACTTGTACTAGAACCACATAAGCAGTACACAATTGTGAAATATTGGGAACATGGTTATTCTTCAAGTGTGAACCTACTGGTTTAGGATGATTTAATCACAGGAGGCATTGCATTCTGTCTTGTGAACAGAAAGTCAGTACCTTCATGCTGGACATcagtgtaaagaaaaaaaagccCTCATCATGAGTTAGCTGTCAGCATTTAACTTAAAATTCACCCAGTGACAAGCACTGCTCTTTTTAGCTCTCATTTGAAAAAGAAAACTGTTCTTTATTAATAATGACTGTTCCTGTAAACATAATTTGAAGAAAAGTAAATTCTGAAGTTACTAGAAatcaaataaaagcataaaaacaTGAAGGAATACTGAGCAGGCCCAGTGGTGTCAGGCAAGATAAATCATTTGGCATTTCAGGAAACAAACTATTCCTTGTGCTGAAAGTTACTACAGggaaacagcatttaagaagcaataGAAGTGAGAATGGAGAAGacttccctccccaacccccatcaaGAAGTGCTGTGGATCAAATAAATAGTACAGTGCAGAATTGAAATTCACCATTGgcataataagaaaataaaaaggcTTCTTGTACTCTATAGTGTGAAGAGCTAAAGAGGATAAGTAAAAAGGATAAGAAGGATTAAGGTAATTCTCAAACTGGAGTATGCACCAGGAATCTAAAAGAAGAAAATGGTAGGTCAacattggcacagctagtagagctgctgcctcacagctccagtgaggcaggttcaatctttgttgcatgctctccctgtcaCCAAATGGATTCTtccagatgctctagtttcctcacatcccaaagatatgctgactggtaggttaatggccactgtaaattcccactAGTGTGTAGCTGATTGgtagatttgatgggaatgtgtaggAATCAAATAAAaggtgagtgtaaatgggtgcttagcATGGAGCTAGGGAACTAAAATCTGTTTGTGCTGTACAGACTATCCAATCAAATAATACCAGACATCCTTCTgtgtctcttcctctcccccacccacccaccccccccccaccccatcacacccAGTGTAACCATCCACAATGCCATAAGAGTCTGTAGTTATAAACATTCAAATCAAGGCTAGAATTCTAGTAGAAAGCTGAAGTGTTGTCATCCAAGGTTGCATGAGATTGCAGCTGCATAAacctttggttcggccacatttggaatattgtgtgcagttctggtcaccccattggaAGGGAGATgcggagggtttggagagggtgcagaagaggttggacaggcttggattgttttctctggagtgtcaggggctggaggtgttgggggtgggagacctgatggaggttcgtgaaattgtgaggggcatggatagggtggatagtcaggatctttgtcccagggtggagatgtcaaatactggagggcattggCTTTgctgtgagagggggaaaatttggGGGAGATGTACAGGGTGTTTTTCTTGCATAAGGAATGGTGGGTgcagatgtgatagtggcatttaggcagcttttagataggcacatgaatatgcagggaatggagggatatggatcatgtacaggcagaaggaattggtttaatttggcattattttcagctcagacatcatgggctgaaggccctgttcttgtgctgtactgttttattcaTTGGAATGACATTAGTGGTCAAAGTGGTATGGAGAACTGAAGCAACTTGTTGCATGTTATTTCAGGGTCACACTTATCAGGTTCTACATTTATATTCAGTATATATGATCAAAATATTTAAGTTGACTAATCTGATTAGGAACTTTCAGTGTAATAGAtccattaataaatattatgtcCATGTCAGCTGCATGCCACACTCATGTTTgttagacatgacctcccctggaAGAGTCATGCCAACTATCCCTAATACATCAtgtccaccgcccccccccccccccccccccgcccacaaaCACAAATAGATCCTATccaagaattttttccaataatttgcctaccgctgTTGTAAAgtttactggcctataatttcctgaattATCCCAATTGCccttaagcaaaggaacaactttggctattctccagtcctctgagaccttgCATGTGGCTAAAGAGCATGCAACAATCTCTATCAATAGCAATCttaggccccagcaatcttctctcaataacctggaacaGATCACATCAGGCCCTGGAAACTTGCCCACCCTGTTCAAGACATCCAACACCTTCTTGATATCAagatgccctagaatatcagcatagcTCTCCCTGATCTCAATGTCCTCCATGTCATTCTCCTCcgtgaataccaatgtgaagtactcatttagtaccccaTCCTCTTTCTCCAGCTCcaggcacaaattccctcctttgtccctgATTGGTTTTAGCTAGGGAGAGGGTACCTTTTCATTTTTAATggatgtataaaatgccttgggatttacCTTattcctatttgccaaggacatGGTCCCTTTTAgacctcctgattccctgtttaagttctttcccacttcaagggccctgtttgatttcagcttcccaaatcTCAGATATGCTTACTTTTGCTTTTTgtctaaatttgcaacatctccaaTTATCCTTGACAACCTGGTTTTTCTTCCTTGCAGAAAGATGTTGGTCCcaaattctgaccagctggcctttaaacaactctcacacatcagatgtggacttgcccaataacagccacCCCCAGTCTATTTTCTCCAGCTCTTGCTTAATActattgtaattagccttcccccaatttagcactttccctcaaccatcttaaaacttgagttatGATCATTGTtccaaaaatgctctcccataAAAAAGTTGCCTGAGGCCAGGCTCATTTTCCAGTACAAGGTCTATTATGGCCTCTTCACTAGCTGGATTatttgtgtcaagaaaccctcctggatgcatccaataaactctgccccatctacgactttggcactaagggagtcccagtcaatattgaggaaATTAAAAGGCACTTATttcaacaaccctgttatttttacatcttTTATCTGCCTACATACACCTTCCTCTGTTTCCCCACTGATTAATAGGGGGCCTAcagtacaacctcaccataatgattgcacctttcttattccggAGCTCTAGCCATATTACCTCATTGGATGAGCTCTCCAGGATGTCTTAagtacagctgtgacattctccctgatcagcagtgcaacccTCCCACCTCTTATATCCCTCTCTACTGCATCTGAAGCATCTAATCCCCAGAACACAGAACTGCCCTTCTCTCAAtgggtctctgtaatggctgcaacatcatagttccatgcactaatccagACCTCAAGTCCATCTGCCTTCCCCAAaaaactccttgcattgaaataaatacatttcagcccaacagtcccactgtgttcattaacctggccctgccagTCATTCCTTTCCAATTTACTTGACCCAACTTCTACCTCCTCACaacccctccacttgctgacctattGCTCTAGTTACTACTCTCTTGCTGTGAGAAtgtaaaccctcccaagtagcactatcAAATGGTCCTActaggatattggtgcccctccagtttaggtgcaacccctCCTTCTTGTACAGATCCTACCTGTCCTAGAagggagcccaatgatccatgttCCTGAAGCCCTCTCCTCTGCACTAGCTCCTTAGCCGTGTATTCAACTGTACTATCTCCTTGTTTATTGTCTCACTAGAACGTGACActgagtaatcctgagattacaacctcaGGTGGActgttccccctccttccccccccccccatatgttTTCTACCCACATTCTCTTTTGcagacctcatctctcttcctgcctatgttgttagtcccaatatggaccatgacctcaggCAGCTCACCCTCTTTCAGAATGTCTTGTACCCACtcagacatccttgatcctggcaccaggAAACAACTCGCCATCCTGGCTTAAGAAACACTTATTTGTGCCCCCAACTAAAGAGTTCCCCATCACCATTGCTCGCCTAGTCTTTGATCTACCCTGATCTACAGCAGAGCCAGTCATGATCAGAGCCAAGCACTGATCTGGCTGTTACTGTCATCTTCTCCCGAGAGGCTATCCCCAATAGTATCCAAAACATTATACTCGTTTGAGAGGGGGACAGCCACAGGAGATTCCTGCCCTTCTGTGTCACTCGTCTTATCTAACTGAACCTTTGGTTTGACCACCACCCTAGAACTCCTATGACACTCTGCCATGAGTCCAACTGCAGCTTCCAATCAATCCATGCGGTCTGAGCTGGACACTTCCTCCAGACAGTTGTCAGGGATACCCGACTGTTCCCCCACATTTCGCCATTCCACTGACTGCCATCACTGTACATTTAATAACTAGTGGACTAACTAGTAGAAAAATCTTACGTTGCCTTACCTTAGTGCAGTTCGCCTTCCTCACCAATGACCGGCGTTCACTGAAGCCCACACTTTGACCTCAACAGTTGTAGAGTGGCACTACAATGGCTAATTCAGCCCAAGCCCAAGCGAAAACCTAGTAGATCCCAATCTGGTGATTATCATTTTGTCACGAGCAGTAAAAAATGCCGTTAATTTTAAGAAGTTGCAAAGAATAGTTTTATCATCCAGTTCCCTACGTACAGTTAGTGATAAGCACAAGATCTAACAGAAAGGTAGAAATCTCAATCTTAAACGTGAAAAAGAGATTGAAACAAGGTCCACTAATTACATTCATTTGCATTTAATCAGTGTCAATGGTTCCCCTGCTCTTTGGGGTTTACCAGTCGTATTGTTGACATGCTTCCTCGAACAGTAGGAAGATAAACACGGTGCATTTTACCTTTGATTCTCATCGATTGTAGAGGAACgggattttttttcagaaatattaAATCTTCAGGCTTGAAAGTGAAATTCCCGTAACAGAATATTAACGTAAACGTTATTTCTAGGAAGCATTATATTCTTAGCCGTGAATGCGTGAATGCCCTCAGAAAACCAAATTCTTTCAACGTTAAAGTAGTTTTTAGTATGGTCCAACCTGCTGCACACAGCAAAAGACCACAGATATCATCAAGTTTATGTTAACtgccaaaaaaaaactccttaaATAATCAAGCAATTCTACCTGCTATTACAAGGTAAAATCTCAACAGTTTGGCAAAGTATTTAGACTCGGGCAAGCATTGAAAGATTTGCGTGATCATCGTGGAATACAATTAATAAAAGTCACCACAGCAGCTGAAAACACGGGGAGTATACGTAGAGAGAACATCAGTCGGTATTTCAGGTGAGGCACCCTTAGTTTTGACTTTGCATTGTTGGTTGCTAAATTATTCAATACTACTGTCATACGTTGCTGTTCTTAGTAGCTTTTCCCTTGCTTGAACTTCTTGTAACAATTGGCGATCGAGTGAATCGTTTAGTTTTCTGTGCATTTGAAATTTTCTTCAAATACTTAAAAATGGAGTGAAAGCAAGACGCAGGGGCCAAATCGTGGTTTTCGGTGCCTGCCGAAACTTGCGGACAGTCCATCTTCATGGAGATTACAGGCTTGTCCAAAGGCTTGGAGCTGAGTAACCAGTTACGGCAATTCTTTGCCATCCAGTGCCGCTCTGCTGGGCCAACGTTTTGATGATCTGCATCGTGATTAGAATTTATGAACGCCACGGCGTATACTTTGTTCATTACATCTGAACGTTCAGTTAATAAGTTCACAAATGCCAAGCCACCGTAGCCATGGGCAATAATGGCCACACTCATTGGAGAACACTTGACTATGAAGTGGTCCCAAATGTAGAATATATGCTGTTCAGCACTTTCAAGCCCCTTTTTTGGTATTTCAGGTGTTTTTTCAACTTCTACATTGTATTCATTTTGAGCACATTCAGCGTCCGTCTTAACTACCATAAAGTTGTCATTGGGATTTAATACCATTACTTCATAGTGCTCCCTCAGAGCCTGTTTAATGAAGGGGATTTGTGTGCCAGTGTCCAGACAATCATGCACAATCAATTGTTGGGACCACGCACCGGCCCGCATCACCCCGCGATCTTGTAGCAGAACAATTAAGATTGATGGATTATTCAGGGCAGCTTCGCTCACAAAGCAAAAACTTTTAGACTCATCTTTTGCGGCATCTACAGGAATATAGAGTCGTTTCAGTCGACATTCTTTCTCTAATAGCTCATATACATACTCGGCCAAAACTGTTCCAAAGGCGGTGTACCACTGATGGTTCAAATTCATTACATTGTTATATTGCTTGAAAACAAATGGTTGGTTCGTTTCGATGTGCCTCAGTTGTCCCTTTTCATTGAAAAAGTATTTGAATTCTTCAAGTCGTTTTGCATTTTCCAGTTGTTTAAGAATCATTCGTTCTTCCATTTTCTGAAATAGAACCAGACCACCGGTGTTCGATTCGCTCTATCGTCAGAGTTAATCAGAGTGTGGCCAATTTCCCATACTGGCGCACTCTTCCACAGAGCGTGAAACTAAATGTTTTGTTTCAGGAACTATACATATTCATGCCGTTATTTATCTATGCAGACATGATTTGTTTAAACAATCTAATATTAATTAATCTTAATTAAACAATAAAGTTATTGTAATTACCATGTAAAAATAGAGATAATTCTGCAATTAATTTATTGGATATATTAATATATAGATTTACAATGTTTATCTTActcatttgcaaaacaaaaatccagaTATAGCATATATCAATCATTTAATTATTTGGCAGATAAATTAAACAGGTCCTTTACATAAGACTTCACTGCAGAGGATGCAAGTAACATcctagaaatagctgtaaatcaggaaATGGGAAGGATGAACTCAAAATAAATTACCATCACTTAAGACAGTGGTACTCAGCAAAATGTTAGTGCAGTAGACTGACAAGTCTCCTGgttctgatggacttcatcctgagGGTCTTAAAGTGGCTAATGAGATAGTTGATGTAGTGGTTTACAATTCTTCAAAATTCTCTAGATGTGGGGTACGTTggattagattggaaaatagcaaatgtaattctTTTATTCGAAAAAGCAG from Pristis pectinata isolate sPriPec2 chromosome 4, sPriPec2.1.pri, whole genome shotgun sequence carries:
- the LOC127569676 gene encoding putative protein FAM172B, giving the protein MEERMILKQLENAKRLEEFKYFFNEKGQLRHIETNQPFVFKQYNNVMNLNHQWYTAFGTVLAEYVYELLEKECRLKRLYIPVDAAKDESKSFCFVSEAALNNPSILIVLLQDRGVMRAGAWSQQLIVHDCLDTGTQIPFIKQALREHYEVMVLNPNDNFMVVKTDAECAQNEYNVEVEKTPEIPKKGLESAEQHIFYIWDHFIVKCSPMSVAIIAHGYGGLAFVNLLTERSDVMNKVYAVAFINSNHDADHQNVGPAERHWMAKNCRNWLLSSKPLDKPVISMKMDCPQVSAGTENHDLAPASCFHSIFKYLKKISNAQKTKRFTRSPIVTRSSSKGKATKNSNV